The sequence below is a genomic window from Ovis canadensis isolate MfBH-ARS-UI-01 breed Bighorn chromosome 1, ARS-UI_OviCan_v2, whole genome shotgun sequence.
CTTATTCTCAGCCCTCTGCAGACCAGCCTCCTATTGCCAGTTCAGCTGGCAGAAGGGAACCCTTAGCATCCCGTGAGTACATGCCATGAGGCTGACATGGAGTCTCTAGTCTGACCTCAAATTGCCAAAGGAGACtgtttggtttcccaggtggcactaatggtgaagaacccacctgccagtgcaggagacacaagagactagCGTTtggtccctgggccgggaagatcccctggaggaggactggcaacccactccagtgtccttgcctggaggatcccatggacagaggagcctggcaggatacagtccatggggtcgcaaatgtccatagggtcacaaagaactggacacaactgaagcgacttagcacacacacacagcttgagTCTGGAGTTCACTTCTATCCAATCAACTGTGCCCGTAGTGCTGGGTCACAGAATGGAATCCTGGTTACTGGGCTTCATTCCCAGAGTGAAGTTGGTCATTGTGAGCAGGGTAGATACCCCAATAATGTCTATCTGGGCAACTGTCAGGCATGGAATCTGGAGAAGGGGCGGAGGGGATGGAGCCATCGAAGGCCTACTGCTGCACCTGTGCTTTAAGCCCTTTGTCCCCCCGCCGCCTTTCAGGGTCACAGGGACGGGACTGCATTTGCTCACTGCTGGCTCCGGCACCTGCACAATCCCTGATCCAGAGAAGGGAAACAGCAAACGTTTGTCCGCGCGTTGCAGTCTTGCAAATGAAGAGACTGGGACACACAGAGGTTAAGCCGTGTTTCTAAGGTTCCACAGCTAGAGCTGGGACTGGGACCTTCAAGGTCAATCTAATTTCGAAACCAGAATTTTCTCTACTGTCCATGTGTTTCCTAaacacctattatgtgccaggcctgTTCTAGGGGCCAGGATCTCTCTACACAAATCTCTCGCTTCGTGAAACTTATCTTCTAGTGGGGTAGACAGACAATATTCCAGACAGATAAGAAGAATATATGGCATATTAGACAGCAAAAAGCTAAGGAGAAACGTGAGAGaataaaggaaatcagagaaCTAAGGGCAGGGAGATAGGAAGTATGTGAAAggctgtgattttcttttctttttttttactttttaattttgtattggaatgTAGCCAACTAatgatgttgtgatagtttcaagtggacggcaaagggactcaaccaaaCGTGTACATGTGtccatcctcccccaaactcccctcccatcctggctGCCATCTGACATTGAACAGTGGTCCCtgggctatatagtaggtccttgttgaccATCCACTTTAAATGTAACTGTTCATAAGGTTCACAACTCCCtcactatcccttccctccatctttttcccctggcaaccataagttcctcctctaagtctgtgagtctgtatctgttttgtaaataagttatttgtatcacttctttttagattccccatTTAAAGGGTGTCatataatatttctccttctctctcttgcttCCCTGAGTACAACAGTCCCCAGGTGGGAAGGCTGTGCTGTTAGACAGGATAGCGGGGGAAAGCTCCCTGAGAAGGGGCATTTGGGCACCTTCCTGAAGGAAGGTGAGGGAGGGAGCCCAAAGGAGgaaagtgttccaggcagagggaacagtcaGTGCAAAGGCTCTGAGCAAGCACAAGCAGAAGAGAGACAGCAGGGGATGAAGTCAGAGAAGGCGTTAGAGATGGTGGAAGGACTCTGGCTATTTCTCTGGGTAAGATAGGCCATTGGAGGAGTGACATTGGAGGAGGACCAGTGACATTATCTGCTCGAACCCTAACAGTGTCACTGCAGCTTACTGGGTGGAGAACAGTCTGAGGTGGGAACTTGGCCCAAGCAGGGAGGCTGGGCTGCAGggcccctcccttctcctgggcCCTCCCACCGGCTAAGGGATCAGTTGGGATCTACACCTTGCCCTCTCTGCCCACTGTCGCCTCCTCCCCCTGCCTGCAGTACCACCCATCTGAGCTGTCCCAGCGGCCTCTGCTTTGGGGACAGAGTTCAACAGCCCTGCGAGGAGCCTGCCTATCCACCTTAACTCCAAGTTATTCGATAGACCCATAATGAGAACAGAGTGTCACCTGATCAATGTTTAAACTGAAGAAGCTTTTAGGCTTTGCTCCCTCCACCCAGAAAAATTCCCTTCAAATCCCCAGAGGAAGCGGGGGCGAGGGCGAGGGGGGGTGGGTGCGTTGGGCAGGGGGCGAATCTCGTGACTTACCCTGTCTAGCTCTATTCAGGACAGCTGGACCATGGGTCTGGCTGGAACTGGCCCCTCCCTGGAAccaggaagaaaaggaatgtCGGAGGAACAAGAGGAATACACAGCCACTGAGCCCTGCCAGGCCCTTGCTCCATGCCTGCCCCAGGGCAGGAAACTCCGTAATGTTTTGCAAAGTAGTAAAACCACATGTTTGTCCCAAGGTCCAGCCTGCCTCTTCCCCTTTTTCCTTGAAGGGAAGCCATCCAGTAAAATATCTGCAAGCCATACCTGGAAAGCTTTAGACAGATGACTAGTCTGAGCTGAGATGCActataagtataaaatacacagaCAAAATAAAAGATCAGAATAGCTCAATCACTTGtatagtaaaatgaaaatatctggggcttcaataaaaatttttaatgtgttcatttcacctgtttctttttacttttttcacgTGGTTACTAGATAATTTTAAATCACATATGTGGCTTGTGTTATATTTCTACTGGACGATGCTGCTCTATAGTTATGACCAGGCCCCAATGATTTCTACAGACAAAGCAATGGACGGGTCCGGCATAATGACTTTGTGAGCTGATGACGGAAAGAAAATGTTGATTTTGTCTTTCTTGTGTGTTTCATACACACCAGAAGGAAGAGACAGCAGGAGGTATTACAGGGGGTTCAATCCAGTCTAGAGCCACTTCCAACCATCCCCCCTCACCcattgtgtggtgtgtggtgcCAGATTCGCCCATCAGAAGCAGAGCCCTGCCAAAGTTCTTGTTATACTTCAGAACCCGCCTTGAGTACCTCAAGTAAGTCCAAATGCCTCACCAGGGCATTCAAGGCCCTGTGCCACCTGAGCCAGACTTGTCTTTCCAGCTTCATCTCACAAGCTCCCTGCGTAAAAACCCCACATCCGACAGTTCGCACATTGATTCACGCAGCAAGTGTTTATTGATTTCTTCCCaggtgccaggcacagtgctggcTGCTGAGGTCACCATGGTTAGCAAAACAGGCACTAAACCCTTATGCGCTGGGAACCTCTCGTCTATTGAGGGgtattactgttgttcagtcactcaggcgtgtccgactctgtgaccccatggactgcagcacgccaggcttccctgtccttcaccatttctcagggcttgctcaaactcatgtccattaagtcagtgatgccatccagccatctcaccctctgtcatccccttctcctcctgccttctgtctttcccagcatcaggatcttttctagtgaggGGTGACTGGTTAGTAAATAAGGGCACTCTTGGTACATTTAGTAAGAGCAGTGGTAGGGGAAGCCCCAGGACCATGGGCACCCCAGAGGGGCACCTGAACCTGCCTGGAGGTCAAggagagcttcctggaggaggtgacatctcAGCTGAAGAATTCAAGTTGGTCAGAGTGAGGTTGAGGATGTTATAAATATCCCAGGGAGGGGGAACTCTTGAGTTCAAAAACCAAGCAGAAGGGCAGAGCAATGCAGAGCATGCATAACTGAAAGAAAGTCATTCTGGCTGCAAGGCAGGGGCCAGAGGAAAATGACTGGCCAGTGTTGATGGGTTTTGTGAGCCTGTGAAGGAGAAAGGCATTTATCCCCAAGTGTTTTTTCTGCAAGTGTTTTAAGCAAGGGAACCCTTGCTTTCTACCTGAAGAGCCATTACCCATGTCTCCCTGTCCACTCAAACCCTGCCTCCTCAGTGAGACCAAGACGTGGGGCAAACCTACCTTGGTCAGGCCCTTGAGGCTTAGAAGGAAAGTGGGCAAGGGTCTTGGGGGGCTCCTGCCTAGGGGAAAGTGACAAGCAAGTGGTGGGGCTGGGTTCGTGGGACAGCTGGTTTTGGAATTTGGGGCAGAGGCAGGATTTGAGTTTGGAGTTAGAATTTGGGCGTTACATTCAGAAATGGGGCAAGTTTGGGGCCGAGGATGAGGTTGCAGTCCAAGACCTCATTCCAGAATTTGGAGCTGAGGTTTCAAGTCAGATCTGGGGTTGGCATTTGGGGCTGGGACTGGAATTGGATTTGGAAATGGGGCTGAGGTTAGGATTGGGATTTGAGATTCAGAGTTGGGGCTGAGATGTGAGGTAGGGGCCTCAGTTAGATCTAGGAGTTCTAGGTAGTGTTTAAAACTGCAGCTGGGTTTTGGGGTTGGGTTGCAGGCTGGAGTTAAAGCTAAACAGAGGGTGGAGCTGGGGGATGGGCTCAGGTCCAGGCTCTGGGGCAGATGGACAGCATTCCTCTTGCTGTCCAGATCTAGGAATTGTGTTCGAGCCCTAACAGCAGCAAACAgaagcccctcccttccctggaaTGCCTCAGCCCAGCAGAAGGAGCAGTGCCACGTCAGCCAATCGGCTCAGGCTCTGCCTTGGAAACACCTGTTgatcctcctccccctccccctcctcagcTCACCTAGGTGCAGGTTAGGCAGGTGAAGCGCCTCCCCGGAAACGGAGCTGGAACGCCCCACCTGCCCGCCCTGACCGCTCGGGATCGGATCCAACAACTCCAGGCTTCTTGTGAGTGCCCCATGATCCCCTACCCCTGCCAGCCCACCTTCTCCCACTGgctcttcccttgagaacccccaACCTCAGGTCTGCAGTCCCAGCACACCTGTGCAAACAGTTTCAGCCCGGTGAAGTCACAGACCTGGGGAAGCTGGGACTGATTCCAGGGCCCCtcctcagcccctcccccacctcccttggGGGCATCTGCAGCTGCCCCTCCTACCTCATGTGCCAGGTAGCCCCTGCTGAGGGATTGGGACAACAGATACCTCAACAGGGGTATAACCCACGTACAGTCATGAAGTCACGTTCGCAGAATGACCTAGGGCCTGCGTCCTCCACATAAAGCAGGAGTCTTCATCCTGAATTGGATGAAAGAATGCTGGGTTCTTTTATTCAGAAAGCACACTCTGGGCATCTTTACAGGCCCTAGAATTCCCACTGAAATTCTGACCTGGAGATTTttaatgccccctccccccagataAAGGTTATTGGCCTCACTTTTCAGATTAGGAGCCTGAGCTCCAAGAGGTGAGCTCATGGGGGCTTCTCTTACCTCCTGCAGGCCCCTCTCTGACTAACCCACAGCCCAGCACTCATCACAGCAGCACCCCTGCTGTAAACTGGGGCTCCTTGTGGCAGGGCCTGGAAGGCTGTACTTTGCCCTGTGGGAGTCACTCTGACTGGCCTCTGGAGGACGTGTTCGATGAGGAACCACTGCAAGATCCCTCGCCCACACACCCATGGTGGAGGGACTGCAGCTGGGGGACCAGGCCAGAGCCTGCGTTCCCTTTGTACCACGTTAGAGAAATTGTGGCGTGGGGGGCGGTGAGAGGAGAAGCGTGGGGGAGGCAGGAAGAGCAGTGAGGGCGTTGTGGGGGGACAGAAGCTGAAGTGCAGGAGCAGGGGGATGAGGGCAGGGCTGAGATGGAAAAGTTCAGAGGTGGCGTCCCCAGGATGTACCCGAGGGGGAGCGCAAAGGAGGAGCAGGCTCAGGGTAAGATGACGAGCTCGGGTTGGGACCTGCTGTGTCAGAGACATCAGAGTGGGGACATCAAAGTGACTACCACCTTACAGGTCTGGAGCTTgggagggagatctgggtttggcAGAGAGTGGGATTCGGGAGCCAATAGCTGTGGCTATGAGATTGGATGGGACCtcaaggggaaggaggaggttACGGGGTCAGATTCTAACTCACAGAGAAGGAGCCACAGCCCCGATAGAGAAGATGCAGGATCAGGCTGCTGGTTCCAGAAGGGTTAAATCataagccccctccctccccataacccTCCCCCCAGGAGCCAGCGGTGACAGCTGAGGCCATGTGAGTCAGATCCTGAATGAGGCTTTATCTGCCAGTcttcatccagtcccatcatccACCGTGACACCAGCTCCATCGGCCAGCCGGCATGGGACAGGCAACTGAGACAGCAAGAGCCAGAGAGGTCAGGGGTTGGGCAGGGGGTTCCCTAGAGGGCTGGGGGTGCTTTGGGTGGAGGAGCTCTCCTAGGCTTTCTGGAGAGGCATTCCCAAGGGAAAGTGCTAGGGAGGGACTTGGGTGCCCGGGAGGATTGCAGGGGACACGGGAAGATTCCCAGGGGACACGGGAGCATCCCCAAGACTCCCAGGAGAGACCATGAGGGGAAGGAGGGCTGGGGAGATAGCAAGTGTGATTCTTCCCTGGCAGGTGATGGTGACCAGACCCTGGACCAGGCAAGGAATGAGACTCTGGGCCTCCAGCTGCCACGCAGGTGGTGGAGGCTCCAGGCCATGACCTGCACCTCTGCCCCCTGACGCTGCCCTCCGCCCTCACTCGTGCCAGATCAGCCATGTCTGAAGGAGAGGCTCGGGCCCCGCGGGGCCGGGGGCTGCCCCCTGGTGTGCTGGCGGAGCAGGTGGAGCTGTGGTGGTCCCAGCAGCCGCGGCGCTCGGCACTCTGCTTCGCCGTGGCCGTGGACCTCGTGGCGGGCTGTGGGGCGGGCGGCGTGGTCCTGCTGTCCTCCACCAGCAGCCGCTCGGGGGAGTGGCGCCTGGCAGTGGGCACGGCGCTCTGCCTGCTGGCCCTGCTGGTCCTGGTTAAGCAGCTGATGAGCTCGGCCGTGCAGGACATGAACTGCATCCGCCAGCCTCACCACGTGGCCCTGCTGCGCAGCGGAGGAGGTGCGGACGCCCTGGTGGTACTGCTCAGCGGCCTGGTGCTGCTGGTCACCGGCCTGACGCTGGCCGGCCTGGctgccggccccgccccggccagGCCGCTGGCTGCCATGCTGTCCGTGGGCATCACCCTGGCTGCCTCTGGGGCGCTCCTGCTGCTGGGCCTGCTGCTCTATCAGGTGGCTGTGAGTGGACACTGTCCCCCAACCCGCACGGCTGCCCCCACCACCCGCAGTGACCGCAGGGGCAATGGCAGCGTCTTCAGCATCTCAGGACAGCTGTCCGCCGGTCAGCGTCACGAGACCACGTCCAGTATCGCCAGCCTCATCTGACCGAGCCCAGGCCCTCTGTCCCCCGAACTGCCCTCAGCCTCCACAGAACTGTGCCTGAgcgtgagtgagtgtgtgtgcaagcgtgtgtgcacacgcataCTGAGGGGATAGTGACAGCGGGTGTATCCCCAGGACTGCCCAGCCCACTGAGGGACTGTGTGGCTGACCTGTGATGAGGAGCCGGCATGCACCCACACGTCACATCCCAAGGAGAGGGCTGCTTCTCCTTGGAGCTCATGGAGTTGTCGGGGTCTGCCTGTCGGTGTCCCAAGCCTCTCGGCAGAGAAGGGTCTGAGATCCCTGAAGATTCTTGGCCCCTGTTCCCAACACCTCTGAGAGCCAGCTCTGCCTGTAACACCCATCACCTGTTTGCCCAGGAGAGGCTGCTGCCCACCCCCAGAGACTGCCAAGTGAGCCCTCTTCATCAAGGAGACTGTGACAGCAAAGTGGACAGAACACGGGCTCTGGCATGACAGGCCGGGGTGGCAGTGCCCCCTCCACCACTCGCAAGCTGAAGGCCTTGGGCAAgtggcttaacctctctgagccccagtctcTCAAGAGAAACAGTCATGGCCATCAATTGTTAGGATCAAATGACATGATGTGTGGAAGGGCCAGGCCCATGGCAGGTGTGCAGTAAAAGTGGTGGCTGCTATTACTAGTATTGTCTTTAAGCATCTCCCTTAGAGACCGTCCCTTCCCCTGGCCCTGCCCCATCCCACACAGCCATCCCTCCCAAAAGGAACACTGTGTGCCTCTCTCAGGCTAACAGAGGTACCCTGAAGGTGTCCTCAGCTGGGCCTGTGGCTTCTCCTCATAGGTACTAGGAAGCTGGAGTGGGGAAGGCTGAGGGGCTGCTCGCCCTCAGGAAGGTGGTGGGCCTCTGGTCCCAGGGAGAAGGTGGGTGGGGAGGCTGATGAGTCCTCATCTGCTTAGGTGCTGGTTCCACATGAAGCCTGAGTATTTAGGTTTTATTGGCTGGTTTCTCCAGAGGTTGCAGCTCCCAACCCCACCTCTGAAACCA
It includes:
- the TMEM125 gene encoding transmembrane protein 125 is translated as MSEGEARAPRGRGLPPGVLAEQVELWWSQQPRRSALCFAVAVDLVAGCGAGGVVLLSSTSSRSGEWRLAVGTALCLLALLVLVKQLMSSAVQDMNCIRQPHHVALLRSGGGADALVVLLSGLVLLVTGLTLAGLAAGPAPARPLAAMLSVGITLAASGALLLLGLLLYQVAVSGHCPPTRTAAPTTRSDRRGNGSVFSISGQLSAGQRHETTSSIASLI